The sequence TTTGGTCGGATTTCAATGCCGCTGCGGCCACCGAGGCGTCTATGTCCGCGCCTCTGTGATGGAGCTATGGGCGCGCCCGGGCGAGACCATCCACGATGTGCGCAAGCGAATGCGCTGCCGCGTGTGCGGTGAGCGCGAGCCAAGCGGCCCTTACCCTTTCGCCGACTCGGCGACGAGCCACCTGTGGATTTGCACCGACAAGGTGGTCAGTGCGCAATTCGAGAGGGAGGAGCCGACCTAGGCCGGAGGTGGGAAAGAGCGGTGTTGCAAATGCTTGCGAGCCGGTGCGACGGATTCATTTCCCACTTCGGGATAACGCATTGGCTTCATTCGACTTGGCGGCTTCCTTCCGGAAGGCCAGGCCAAGGGCGACCAGTCGCTCCAGACCGAGAACACCCCGTGAACGCCGTTCGGGACTATTTCGGGACTTCTTGCGCCGAAACGTGCATTCCGGTGCGATCTGTCGCCGTTTGTTCCCGGTAACCTGAGGCCCTGTTGCGCGCCGGGAGAGTGCCGTAAGGCATTGATCTTAAAAACGAAACTGGCGGAAGAGGTGGGATTCGAACCCACGGTGGGCGTGAACCCACGGCGGTTTTCAAGACCGCTGCCTTAAACCACTCGGCCACCCTTCCCCGTGACAACATCGGCCGTTGCGGCAGACATCATCGGCGATCCGCTTCCGAACCTGGCACCGGATCGGCACCGGGCTCCCTCCGTCCAGCTAAGGCAGCCCCACTAGGAGACAGCCTGCCAAGGAAACGGCTTCGCCAGGCAAGCCGCCCGTCATGCGTCGGGTTCGGGCCCGGCAGGCCGGGCGGGATCGCCGGCGAGCCATGCCCCAGCCGGTGCCTGCTCGTCAAGCCGTTCCCCCGCCCGATCGGCGCGGCGGAGGGGCGGCGGGCATGTCGCCGCGCCCGCCCCTCCCCCTCGTCTGCGTCATCGCTGCGGTGTTGCCCCGGCCCGGCTCAGCCCGCCTCATTTCGCCCGGCGAAACACCATGCCGCCATGGTGCAGCGTATTGTCATCGACGAACACGCCGTCGGCGGTGAAGCCGGTGTCGTCCCAATAGTCGATCTGCGTCCCTCGCACCTCGTAGCGGCCGCGATAGGCGCTCTCGCGCGAGCCTCGCGCCTCATCATAGCGGCCATTGGGCAGCAATTCGTGCCTGACATAGCGATCGGCGGTGACCCACAGCCCGACATAGGGATGATCGCGGTCGGGCGGGGTCTGGGCGGAGGCGGGTTGCGCGGTCGAGGGCTGCGTCATGGCAGGAATGACTCCGGTCAGTGAGGTGAGGAGCGCCGCCCCCAGGGCGGCGCGGCGTGTCAG comes from Ancylobacter polymorphus and encodes:
- a CDS encoding Atu4866 domain-containing protein — its product is MTHPLRLLTRRAALGAALLTSLTGVIPAMTQPSTAQPASAQTPPDRDHPYVGLWVTADRYVRHELLPNGRYDEARGSRESAYRGRYEVRGTQIDYWDDTGFTADGVFVDDNTLHHGGMVFRRAK